DNA sequence from the Cetobacterium somerae ATCC BAA-474 genome:
AATTGAACCTCAAGCTAGTGGAGTTGTAAACAATGTTAATGCTATTGATTCTTTTGATGAAATTAAACTTTTAACTAAAGAAGCTGCTATTCAAGATGGACTTTTAGAATATATTTCTGAAGATATGGATACTAAATTTATTGAAGTTGTTAAAAAACAAATTATCCATAGTGAAATTCCTGGTAAAGAAAACTTTAAAATTGTTTATTCTCCATTACATGGAACTGGTGGAAGACCAGTTAAAAGAGTTTTTGAAGAAACTGGATTTAAATCAATCTATATAGTGGCTGAGCAAGAACAACCTGACGGAAACTTCCCAACTTGTTCATATGCTAATCCAGAAGATCCAGCAGTTTTTAAGTTAAGTATAGCATTAGCGGATAAAGTTGGAGCTACACTTTGTATGGCAAATGATCCTGATGCAGACAGAATTGGTGTTGCAGTAAAGGATGAAAAAGGAGAATGGGTCTATCCAAATGGAAACCAAATTGGTCTTCTTTTAATGAATTATATTTTAGAAAACAAAAAAAATATACCTAAAAATTCAGCAGTTGTATCTACTGTAGTTTCAACACCTATGCTAGATGTTGTTGCTAAAGAAAAAGGAGTAAAAATTTTTAGAACTCTAACTGGCTTTAAATTTATTGGAGAAAAAATAAGAGAGTTTGAAGAAGGAAAATACAACGCTACATTCTTAATGGGATTTGAAGAATCTTATGGTTATCTTGTAGGAACACATGCTAGAGATAAAGATGCTGTTGTATCTACTCTTTTAATAGCTGAGATGGCAGCTTATTACAATAGTATTGGATCATCGATTCCAAAAGAGTTAAAAAAATTATATGAAAAATTTGGTTACTANNNNNNNNNNNNNNNNNNNNNNNNNNNNNNNNNNNNNNNNNNNNNNNNNNNNNNNNNNNNNNNNNNNNNNNNNNNNNNNNNNNNNNNNNNNNNNNNNNNNCAAAAAAAGGAAAAGATGGTGTTGAAGCTATTGGTAAAATAATGTCAACTCTTAGAGCCAACGTTTCTGATTCTTTACTTGGGAAAACAGTAATATCAAAAAGAGATTTTAGTCTTGGATACGAAGGATTACCAAAATCTGATGTTATTCAATTTGTATTAGAAGATAATACATATATTACAGCTAGACCTTCTGGAACAGAACCAAAAATAAAATATTACTTCTGTGTTGTTGGAAAAACAGAGACAGAAGCAAATGAGAAATTAATGAAAATTATGAAAGAGTTTGAGGAGTTTGTAGATGAAAAAAGTTACTAAAGCAGTTATACCTGCAGCAGGATTAGGAACTAGAGTTTTACCCGCAACAAAAGCCCAGCCCAAAGAGATGTTGGTCATAGTTGATAAGCCATCCCTACAATATATAGTTGAGGAACTAGTAGAATCAGGAATAGAAGATATACTAATTGTAACTGGAAGAAATAAAAATTCTATTGAGGATCATTTTGATCACTCTTATGAGTTAGAAAATACTTTAGCTAGACATGGAAAGGATGAACTTTTAGAAAAAGTTGAAACTATTCACGGAATGGCAAATATATATTATGTTAGACAAAATCATCCATTAGGACTTGGACATGCAATACTAAAAGCAAAAAGTTTTATAGGAGATGATCCTTTTGTTATAGCTCTTGGAGATGATATTATGTATAATCCAGAGAAAGAGGTAACAAAACAATTAATTGAGAAGTATGAAGAGTATGGGTCTTCTATAATTGGAGTTCAAGAGGTTGAATCTAAAGATGTATCTAAATATGGAGTTATAAAACCAGTGAAAGATTTAGATTCTAAAACTGTAGTAATGTGTGATTTTGTGGAAAAACCAAAGTTAGAAGAAGCACCATCACTGAAAGCTTGTTTAGGAAGATATCTGTTAACACCTGATGTATTTCAATACTTAGAAAATACAGCTCCAGGTGCAGGTGGAGAGATTCAACTTACAGATGGAATTTTAGCTATGATAAATGATAATAAAAAAGTTTTAGCTTATAATTTTGATGGAACAAGATATGACATTGGAAATAAAATTGGATTATTAAAAGCTAATATTGAGTTTGGTTTACGTAACAGTGAAACAAGTGAGGAGTTGAAAGAGTATTTAAGAACTATAGAGATATAAGGAAGTGAGAAGATGAAAGGGATAATACTAGCAGGTGGTTCAGGAACGAGACTATATCCTGTGACTAAAGCAATAAATAAACAGGTAATACCAATATATGATAAACCTATGATATATTATCCTCTTTCTATTCTTATGCTTGCTTGGATAAGAGAGATATTGATAATTTCTACAGCTAGAGATATTTTAGTATTTCAAGAGTTACTAGGAGATGGAAAAGAGTTAGGTTTATCTATTAGTTATGAGATTCAAGAATCACCAAAAGG
Encoded proteins:
- the galU gene encoding UTP--glucose-1-phosphate uridylyltransferase GalU, with protein sequence MKKVTKAVIPAAGLGTRVLPATKAQPKEMLVIVDKPSLQYIVEELVESGIEDILIVTGRNKNSIEDHFDHSYELENTLARHGKDELLEKVETIHGMANIYYVRQNHPLGLGHAILKAKSFIGDDPFVIALGDDIMYNPEKEVTKQLIEKYEEYGSSIIGVQEVESKDVSKYGVIKPVKDLDSKTVVMCDFVEKPKLEEAPSLKACLGRYLLTPDVFQYLENTAPGAGGEIQLTDGILAMINDNKKVLAYNFDGTRYDIGNKIGLLKANIEFGLRNSETSEELKEYLRTIEI